A section of the Microbacterium sp. MM2322 genome encodes:
- a CDS encoding DUF429 domain-containing protein: MSGYKTDPARSTATAILLTAAPWLTVTPNQRALMQASDDAFDAVVAALIARAHALGATHPVPPAALDRARREGWIALPSTPLAGLDPTRPVASPPE, translated from the coding sequence GTGTCCGGATACAAGACGGATCCGGCCCGTTCGACGGCGACGGCGATCCTCCTCACCGCAGCTCCCTGGCTCACCGTCACCCCCAATCAGCGCGCGCTGATGCAAGCCTCTGACGACGCGTTCGACGCCGTCGTCGCCGCACTCATCGCCCGCGCACACGCGCTGGGCGCAACGCACCCCGTCCCGCCCGCCGCGCTTGACCGCGCCCGCCGGGAAGGCTGGATCGCCCTCCCCTCCACTCCCCTCGCCGGCCTCGACCCGACGCGACCTGTCGCTTCCCCGCCCGAATGA
- a CDS encoding methyltransferase domain-containing protein, translated as MRCVWPRRSASCTSFCSPLDDAKHYWVGDDEIGKLERAGEGWLADHPERDLITRRYLLHQRALLETADAALEERPTPLSQHRADAVLAALADVGVHCVVDMGCGPGALLARLVKDRSFTKIVGVDVVGPVARAGGNWTPGPRPGIRRRTRTHRPSSRLVVYRDERLCGFDAMVLMEVIEHVDPSRLGALRDAVFASASPVRRRHDAQRGVQRALPRSAGGHVPPRRPPLRVDARRVPRVGRGGRRPARLRGRVPSRRATRDADLGAPTQLALFRKEVAA; from the coding sequence GTGAGGTGCGTCTGGCCGAGGCGCTCCGCCAGCTGTACGTCCTTCTGCTCGCCCCTCGACGACGCCAAGCACTACTGGGTCGGTGACGACGAGATCGGCAAGCTCGAGCGCGCCGGCGAGGGCTGGCTCGCGGATCACCCGGAGCGCGACCTCATCACCCGCCGCTACCTCCTGCACCAGCGCGCTCTGCTCGAGACAGCCGACGCGGCACTCGAGGAACGCCCGACGCCGCTCAGCCAGCACCGGGCCGACGCGGTCCTCGCCGCGCTCGCCGACGTCGGCGTTCACTGCGTCGTCGACATGGGCTGCGGGCCGGGCGCCCTGCTCGCGCGCCTCGTGAAGGATCGCTCGTTCACCAAGATCGTCGGCGTCGATGTGGTCGGCCCGGTCGCTCGAGCAGGCGGCAACTGGACGCCTGGTCCCCGCCCAGGCATCCGACGCCGAACGCGAACGCATCGACCTTCTTCACGGCTCGTCGTCTACCGCGACGAGCGCCTGTGCGGGTTCGACGCGATGGTGCTCATGGAGGTCATCGAACACGTCGACCCGTCGCGACTCGGTGCGCTCCGGGATGCTGTCTTCGCGTCGGCCTCTCCGGTCCGTCGTCGTCACGACGCCCAACGCGGAGTACAACGCGCTCTACCCCGATCTGCCGGCGGGCACGTTCCGCCACGACGACCACCGCTTCGAGTGGACGCGCGACGAGTTCCGCGCGTGGGCCGAGGGGGTCGCCGGCCGGCACGGTTACGCGGTCGAGTTCCGTCCCGTCGGGCGACGCGGGATGCCGACCTCGGCGCGCCCACCCAACTCGCCCTGTTCCGGAAGGAGGTCGCGGCATGA